A genomic stretch from Mya arenaria isolate MELC-2E11 chromosome 10, ASM2691426v1 includes:
- the LOC128206686 gene encoding sodium-dependent glucose transporter 1A-like, whose product MTQTELDCDVKGNAIDEEQNVGAVDTDSFLPVPETELKGVKDLPSTVPDDEEAVDYKKLDLCHRLRVDHLFRRRFIHSFWLFWSCFGLGWMVGLYGPSFADLRQIVNQDLEAGSWLFTTAGIGYLVGSLLGGILFDRFNKLLIIGVSCVTMAVFTGFQPWCRSYPLMLALRFLSGLGGGGLDTGANADMVSIWDEEGRPYMQAMHASFGAGGIVAPLVIEPFLSEKILENVTNGNTSELVTVYGETNIHSAFLISLAVILTGALPFFYMYFRICCCGISHKMAAKKIDHKRPAKLPVGLKIALCILLCACMMSYCAVEDTFAGFLATFCVDYLQWDKSTSSYATSLYWGAFTVGRFTGIILIRFLRPVQLLCGYLICLILAFIGLFIASITMTEPAVWVFIPAPGFFMSVIFPCIFTWTEESILEVTGKISSMFLISASTGTLLNPLFVGYLMKNIAPISFLYVLLVESFLCFSLFIVIYCLLKVYIKTGSRSQTFEIVIPPPEEMTTLRVQENS is encoded by the exons ATGACCCAAACAGAGTTGGACTGTGATGTTAAAGGGAACGCCATTGATGAGGAACAGAATGTTGGGGCAGTTGACACAGACTCATTTCTGCCAGTTCCAGAAACTGAACTCAAAGGTGTAAAAG ACCTGCCATCCACTGTGCCAGATGATGAAGAGGCAGTTGACTACAAAAAATTAGATCTCTGTCATCGACTCCGAGTTGATCATCTCTTCAGGAGACGATTTATCCATTCATTTTGGCTGTTCTGGTCATGTTTTGGACTg GGCTGGATGGTTGGACTGTATGGTCCGTCCTTTGCTGATTTGCGCCAGATTGTCAACCAGGACCTTGAAGCTGGTTCCTGGCTTTTCACCACTGCTGGTATTGGCTACCTGGTTGGCTCCTTGCTTGGAG GGATCCTATTTGACCGCTTCAACAAGCTGCTGATCATAGGGGTTTCCTGCGTCACAATGGCGGTGTTCACTGGGTTCCAGCCGTGGTGTAGATCATACCCACTCATGCTTGCACTACGATTCCTGTCAGGCCTCGGAGGAGGGGGCCTTGATACTG GTGCCAATGCTGACATGGTCTCTATTTGGGATGAGGAAGGTCGGCCTTACATGCAGGCGATGCACGCATCGTTTGGGGCTGGTGGTATCGTCGCACCACTTGTGATAGAGCCATTTCTCTCGGAAAAGATACTGGAAAATGTCACCAATGGCAATACTTCAG AGCTAGTGACAGTGTATGGAGAGACCAACATCCACTCTGCCTTTCTGATAAGCCTTGCTGTTATCCTCACTGGCGCTCTACCATTCTTCTATATGTACTTCCGAATCTGCTGCTGCGGCATCAGTCACAAGATGGCGGCCAAGAAAATTGACCATAAACGTCCTGCGAAATTACCGGTGGGATTAAAGATTGCATTGTGCATTCTTTTGTGTGCATGTATGATGTCTTATTGTGCTGTTGAGGACACATTTGCAGGTTTTCTAGCCACCTTTTGTGTAGACTATTTACAGTGGGATAAAAGTACAAGCAGCTATGCTACCAGCCTTTACTGGGGCGCTTTTACTGTAGGTAGATTTACAGGAATTATTTTGATTAGGTTTTTAAGACCAGTACAATTACTTTGTGGGTATTTGATATGCCTGATTCTGGCATTCATCGGCTTGTTCATAGCATCTATAACCATGACTGAACCAGCTGTCTGGGTGTTTATACCGGCACCTGGATTTTTTATGTCTGTTATTTTCCCATGTATATTTACTTGGACCGAAGAAAGTATTCTCGAAGTGACAGGAAAGATATCCTCAATGTTTCTCATATCAGCCTCCACAGGGACGCTCTTGAACCCGCTATTCGTCggatatttaatgaaaaacattgcgCCTATATCTTTCCTTTACGTTTTATTGGTAGAAAGTTTCCTTTGTTTTTCactgtttatagtaatttattGTCTACTCAAAGTTTACATTAAGACAGGCTCAAGATCTCAGACCTTCGAGATAGTTATTCCTCCTCCAGAGGAAATGACAACACTCAGGGTTCAAGaaaattcataa